From Solanum stenotomum isolate F172 chromosome 2, ASM1918654v1, whole genome shotgun sequence:
AACCCAACCCGAAATTTATCAACAAGCTTTTCGTCAATCATCCTGACAGGTTATTAACATACCTTTATGTTTTGGCCTTAAATTTTGTTTCCTCTAGAGTTGAACTCCatttagttaaaaataaattccttTATCTTTCACAAAAATTCATCACATCTGTCCAGTAAATATATGCATTGAGAATAGTGTCTTCGTTATTGTCTTTACAGGTTTAGGCAATATGGATTGTGGGATAGGTACTCCGAGCTATATCCAACGGATGATCTTGTGTATGTAACTGGAGAAAGTGATTATACCAAAGACTGGTTTTTCACTCAGGTTCCAAGGTAAGCAATTCAGCAATCTGATGAGTCGATAACTGAAATACTATGCTAAATTCCTCATTTTCACCTACATTTATCCAATCAGAAAACATCTTATGCATGAATAATGGTGAACTACATCGCCACATACTCTTCTCTCTTTTATAATTACCTGCTAATAAGTAATAAGGCATTTATTTTACAGGAGAAAAGAGGACGGCTCATATCAAGGAACGACATGGCAAATCAGATTTAAACTTGATTCAGTCAATCAAGGAGGAACGTATAAATTGCGCATTGCAATTGCATCTGCAACTTTAGCTGAAGTGCAGGTACACTTATCCCTATTGATGTCAACTTCTCTCCTATTTGGTTTGAATTATTTTACTCATATTAGTCAGACTTCTACAACCAGAATTAGTCCTTGATTAGTGTATAAAATTCACTTTTGGCTAATACTTAACTTTAGGCCAAGTGAAACTGCGCTATTTGTACTCATAGTCCCTCCGTCTAGGAAGACTTTTgaatattgtgattttgaagtaAATATTTGTATGACATACCAAAATGTCCTTGATCACATTGCATAATTTGTAGTCAATTATCTAATACTTTCTGAATGATTGAAAACAGAATCAGAACTCAAACCAGAAAGCCCCTTATTATATTCTTGCACTTGCAGGTTCGGGTGAATAATCCAAGCACAAATAGACCTGTATTTTCAACCGGATTGATTGGAAGAGACAATTCAATTGCTAGACATGGAATTCACGGATTATATTGGCTATACAATATAGACATACAGGGAAATTTGTTAGTACAAGGGGACAACACCATGTACTTAGGCCAACCAAGAAACCAAAGTCCTTTCCAGGGGATTATGTATGACTATATTCGTCTCGAAGCTCCACCAAACTAAGCAGTGTTTCAGATTTCCCTTTCTTATACAGAGCTCAAGTAATTCTAATTCTATGTAAATAAGATAGTAACTGTTaattgtttgatttgtattACCAGTTTTGCATTAACTTCTGGTTTGTGAAGCAATAAAATTCTGCGTTTCGTTCAGATGTAAACTGTTCCAATTACTGATGCGATCAACGATTGGGATTTAGCTCAGTGTTATACTGTTATTATACATATTGTACCATTTGTGCTACACCTTAAAGTATTTGAAGTCTATGGTAACTTTAACATAATAACTGAATTGATAATGTATAATTCGATAAATTTCTTGACGATTGGGATTTAGCTCAGTGTAACTTTAACATAATAACTGGATTGATAATGTATAATTCGATAAATTTCTTGATATGAACCTTAACTGACCCTCTAGATATCCCATGTCTTGAACAAATCATAGTTCATAAACAGGTATGATGTGCTCTGATATCAGGTAAAGATATAACACATGAATCTAACTCAATCTcaaaagttagctcatgaggggaggattgcTCAAGTCCATATAAAGCAGACCACGGTCCATTCCCCAACTAATGTGGGACTTTTACCCACTCTAACAACATGCTATTGCAaacttttcaatatatataattttataaagatttacTGGTCCAATAAATCACAGTAGTAGTAACTAGCTGCTACTTACtactacttttaatataatgcTTCTACATGGTACACACAATTTCTTTTGGTTGagcatgagtttttttttagtttttttttttttacaaaacctAAGTTTGAAGTcacaaatttgaaattgaaattctaCCATTTATGGAATTTggaatcaaaatttcaaattgaagTAGATGTTTTGTTAGATATCGTAAGCAAACACAAATTTCATGAATTCTGAAATTCTCAATACTGTCCCACATATTAGTCATGAATTCATGATCAGTTGTTACACGCTACAAAATATGCCTAATTGTACCATACAgtttctcttgttttttttttcttttctttgtcatACTTTTTGGACTTATAATATCTTTGGGAGTAAAGCTTAGCAAGACATTCATAAAACAAGATCAATTATGGCACAAGGAGTACAGCTTCACCTTCAGGACAATCGCCATGTAATCATCTATGTTCTTCTTTCACTTGACTATGTGCCTGTTGACAGAGGCGGAATCAGGATTTGAAACTTACAAATTTTGGATTCTAATCTTTTTAAGTATATATTgggttcaaaattaataattaataggtACCTAAAATTCTTCAGGTGGTGATGGATAATGGCATTCTCAAAGTGACTATATCAGTACCAGATGGAATTGTAACTGGAATCAGATACAATGGCGTCAACAATTTGCTCGAGGCTCGAAATCCTGAAGAAAACAGAGGGTAATTCCATCTGTCATTTCTTTAGCTCAAGTTTACTATAACCACAGTCGGATctagaattttgagtttaagGGGTTCtgaattttagaaaaagaacTTTTACTGGATTCGGAAATATAGAGTTTTGACTTGTGCCTGGAACTAAAACTCTAGCTCTACCCTgactacaataaaataaaatagccACTCTAAGTCATATTATGACATacttgtgaagaagaaaaaagagatcaATTATTTAAATTCCCCTTTTTATCATGAAAATGAATAACCTAATTTCTCCTTGTGAATGTGAAAATGTGTAATGTTTTTCTCTAGATACTGGGACGTTGTCTGGAGCTCGACAGGAACtacttcaaaatttgaaagGTATCTACCTagctatatatgtatatagacAAAGAATgtcaaacaaaaatattattttgttaaacCAAAAGTATTTTGAGCAATGAAATTGTGTTACTTATATAATGTAGGCTCAAATGCACAAACTATAAGGTCATTTTGAAAACGAAGGATCAAATAGAGCTGTCCTTCTCAAGGAAATGGGATGTGTCGCTTCAGAACAAACTTATTCCCCTGAACATAGACAAAAGGTtgtttttttcttggttttctTTTCGTTCTTTAAATATCTGGTTGCatttttttattcgtaaatggaTTTGAGATGATACTTGATGACTAACCAAAAGTATGATATTCAGGTTTATAATGCTTAAAGGTTCCTCAGGATTCTATTCTTATGCAATTTATGAACATTTAGAGGGATGGCCTGATTTCCACCTTGATGAGACTAGGATTGCGTTCAAGCTCAGAAAAGACAAGTAAATACTCACTTTCTCTTCATCCAACTTTTTTCTCCAGCAGTAATAACGACTAACAGAGGCAGAATTTTCACTAAGGAGATTTAACATCTATATAATTTGATCTAATAAACACAGTGTGATTTTCCTGCGAGGGAGGTTCAAATGAACCCCTACCACCCTCTAGCTCCACCCCTGGTCATGGACAGGGAAAGCAGGTTTATAGACCTGTTTGCTAATGTTTCCTTGATGGCATATTCTTTCATAGTCATACTTTTGAAATGATACATATACAATATaagtgattaattgtttgtataCATCAAAGACACATTGTGAATCTCTTATGTATACCTTCATTGGCAACATTTAAGAGGGATGTTCTATGTTCTATTGTCTAATTTTGAACACCGATCGATCAGGTTTCATTATATGGCCATGGCAGATAACAGGCGAAGATATATGCCTTTACCTGATGACAGGTTACCACCTAGAGGACAACGACTTGCTTATCCAGAAGCAGTCCTACTTGTTGATCCTATCGAGTCTGAGTTCAAAGGTGAGGTGCTTATTTTCCTCTGTCATTTATTgagatataatttaattatgcaATTAAAAGTATGTTCTCTCTAACAACATTAGCTTTAGATGTATCAGAGCATGCAGAGGTCATGAATTCTTATGTCAAACTCTCCACCACCcaagaaaaagcaaaaaatatttcaacataTATGTTTGGCGCATGAAAAAAGAATCAATTCCACAGATGAGGAGGGGGCGTGGAGATATGATCTAATTTAGTAACTAAAAGTGTGCTCTCGGCTTAAGTTTATTACTTCTGCTTACTTGTGCAAAGAAGCAATATTTCTACTTATTCATTTCATAAGGACTCAAGAATTATTAGAATGCTATAGCGAAATGGTTAGTGAGTTTACTCATCCCATGCATACAGGTCGATGATAAATACCAGTACTCGTGTGATAATAAAGACAACAAGATCCACGGCTGGATATCTATGGATCCACCTGTGGGATTCTGGCAAATTACACCGAGTGATGAATTTCGATCTGGTGGACCTGTCAAACAGAGCCTTACATCCCATGTCGGTCCAACTAATCTAGCTGTAAGATCTTTCTTCTAACTCATTACTATTACAATGAACATTTTCAACAAGATGAATAAATTCACAACAATAGAATACTTTTCCGTGTTTTATACATTAAgtcattaaaagtaaaaaatttgtGATATTCTCAGACATTTCTAAGTCCTCATTACGCTGGGGCTGATCTAATACCAAAGTTTGCACAAGGTGAAGCCTGGAAGAAAGTTTTTGGCCCCGTGTTTTTATATGTTAATTCTGTTAAGAAAGGAGAAGATCCTGTTGCTCTATGGGATGATGCCAAGATACAGGTTTAGCAGTGAAAGGATCTGAAATTTACTCCAACTTTTGTGTGTTAATGAATCAAGTACTTATATCGGATACTGATGCAGATGCAGCATGAAGTTCAAAGTTGGCCTTACAGTTTTCCAGCCTCAAAAGATTTTCCATCAGCAAATCAAAGGGGCAATGTTAGTGGTAGACTTTTGGTTCAAGACAAGTAAGGACATACTAACACTTCTCCTCTTGAAAAGTGTATTCAAATAAAAGTTAATATGATTTTCTAAAGAATTTTAACTACTTTTGATAGGTACACGAGTGATGGTCGTATACCTGCAAATGGCGCGTATGTTGGGCTTGCTCGACCAGGAGAAGCTGGTTCCTGGCAAAGAGAATGCAAGGTCATTTTTGTTAACCtaattatttatcaataaattaaaCATGTTCACAAAATGCTTGCATCAAAACAAGCAAGAGGACTTCCTGTATAGTGCTCCCGGATAATGTTTTCTGTTTCAGGGCTACCAATTTTGGGCTAAATCAGACAACAATGGATACTTTTCTATAAACAATATACGTTGCGGTGACTACAATCTTTATGCATGGGTCCCTGGATTCATTGGGGACTATGTATATGGGACTCCCATTTCCATAACTTCAGGTCTCAACTCCACGTTTATTATTCAGTTCAATTCCTATTCTTCAAACAAAAACTCTGAATCTCATGAATCGTGTGATACATGCAAAAAGGTTGTAAAATTAATGTGCACGAAATCGTATATCAGCCTCCAAGAGATGGCCCTACATTATGGGAAATAGGCATTCCTGATCGTAGTGCTGCAGAATATTTTGTTCCTGAACCCAACCCGAAATTTATCAACAAGGTTTTCGTCAATCATCCTGACAGGTTATCAACTTACCTTTATGTATTGGCCTTACTATTTGTTTCCTCTAGAGTAGAATACGGAATGATAAATTAAGTCCACGTAGTTAATACAATTctgtttttttctcaaatgtCATCACAtctatccaaaaatgtcatgtgGCATTGAGAATAACATCTTCATTATTGTCTTTAAGCAGGTTTAGGCAATATGGATTGTGGGATAGGTACTCCGAGTTATATCCAACGGATGACCTTGTGTATGTAATTGGAAAAAGTGATTATAGAAAAGACTGGTTTTTTGCTCAGGTTCCAAGGTAATCTACAATCAGCAACCTGATAAGTTGAAGACTGAAATATTATGTTAAATTCCTCGTTTCTTTTCCAACATTTATCCGTATCATTTAGTACTTCACAATCAAATTACAATGTTTCAAAAGAGTGTGATCATATAAATTGGGAAGCAGAACTAAGCAGAAACCATCTTTTGTGTAGGAGAAAAGAGGATGGCACGTATCAAGGAACGACATGGCAAATCAGATTTAAACTTGATTCAGTCAATCAAGGAGGAACATATAAATTGCGCATTGCAATTGCATCTGCAACTTTAGCTGAAGTGCAGGTACACATTTGGTTTCAAAATATTACTCAAATTTGATCAGAGTTGCACTTCTACAACCAGAAACAGTCTTTGATTAATGTATAAAAATCACTGTTGGCAAATAACTAACTTTTGACTAATTGAAATTGCATAATTTGTACTCAAgtactactccctctgttcctTTTTATGTCTTAGTTTGACTAGACACAAAgtttaacaaaattaattaaggaaGACTTTTGACtattgtgatcttaaacatgtcatgtgggATGTTGGAGTTAAAgagttactaaatatagaaagtgacattctttttgcAACAAACTAAACATGAAAGTANATCAAATTACAATGTTTCAAAAGAGTGTGATCATATAAATTGGGAAGCAGAACTAAGCAGAAACCATCTTTTGTGTAGGAGAAAAGAGGATGGCACGTATCAAGGAACGACATGGCAAATCAGATTTAAACTTGATTCAGTCAATCAAGGAGGAACATATAAATTGCGCATTGCAATTGCATCTGCAACTTTAGCTGAAGTGCAGGTACACATTTGGTTTCAATATATTACTCAAATTTGATCAGAATTGCACTTCTATAACCAGAAACAGTCTTTGATTAGTGTATAAAAATCACTATTGGCAAATAACTAACTTTTGACTAAGTGAAATTGCATAATTTGTTCtcaattactccctccgttccatcTTATGTCTTAGTTTGACTAGACACAgtttaacaaaattaattaaggaaaaCTTTTGACTATTGTGATCTTGAAGTAAATCTGTGTAACGtaccaaaatatacttgaatcttgtaatcttaaacatgtcatgtgggATTGGATTTAAAGAGTTACTGAATATAGaaagtgacattctttttgcAACAAACTAAACATGAAAGTACGACACATGAATTGAAACGAATGAAGTATCTAATACTTTCTAAATGACCGAAAACAGAATCAGAGTTCAAGCCAGAAAGTTCCTTACTATATTCTTGTACTTGCAGGTTCGTGTGAATAATCCTAGCACAAACCGACCTCTATTTACAACCGGATTGTTTGGAAGAGATAACTCAATTGCTAGGCATGGCATTCATGGATTATATTGGCTGTTCAATATAGACATACAGGGAAATCTTCTAGTGCAAGGGGACAACACCATTTACTTAGGCCAACCAAGACATCAAAGTCCTTTCCAGGGGATTATGTATGACTATATTCGTCTTGAAGCTCCACCAAACTAAGAAATGTTTCAGATTATTATAATTCTAAGTAAGTAAATTGTTTATGTGTTTGATTTGTATTACCtgtttatcattaaaaaaagcAATAAAATTCCACATTGTAATGAATTACTTGCAAATGCAAAGGATATTGTTATGATCCTACTGCGAGGTATGAGATAACAATAGAGGATTCAAACAACCATGAAGTTTGCGGAATAAAAGATAGAGGATAAGACTTCTAACGATCTTTTAAGATACATAGATTATCCAAAATTTCCATAGCTACAGCCTACAGGAGCTAATAGAAAGAGAGGGATACTCGACTCTTTTCCGAGAAAACCATGGGAGTCCACGTTTGTCTGGGCCGCAAACCAATTCATATATATGTGGTTAAACATGACTTGTCTTTTCATGCTCGAGCTTCCTTTCCTCAGAGTTGGGATCCCACAACCTCCCTTCTATGAAACTCACTTTGTTAGATTGTTCGAAGCAGATTGATTAGGCCGTGCAAGCATCAGAACATGCATTCTCGCGATCTACAGAGTCCTTAATGGCAAGCTGATGTGGGGCTTATATAGCCTTGGCTCTCCCACCTTAATAGCTAGCTTTTGGATTGTGTCTTTCTACTTATACAGTTGAAAATTTCGAGAAAACTATCTCACTATGATAGGTGCTATTATACAAATTGTACCATTTGCGCCACTAGATTCCGCTCATGCCGCCAGATATGAGTCAGATTGTctaaaagtagtgtatttttgaagaattcgaTATTGGATAACAATTAACAAGTCAGTAGAAATTGGAAACAGAGTCGCTTGGAGATTGATTATTTTGCAATTCTATACAAAAATCATTTGGACTATTTGCTCTACTTGCCCTTCTAGTAACGCATATattcttgaatattttttttgaattgaatttaagatttaaagGCATACTAAACATCACAATATCACATGCAATTCTTTGCGACCTTAATTGTTCTCAACTTTAcaattttgttttagtttaatCTATTACTCCATCCGTTTAAAATAGGTGTTATTTTGGCAAAACTCTCGTtcattaagaaatcaataaatACATTATGTAATTTAGTAAGAAGATGGAGTATAAATGTCTCTCAAGAAGAATCTTTTTCTTtagaaaaaatggaaaactagAGATACTTGCAAGAACGTCTACAAATACTTAACCCGAAAAGTTACTTGGGCTGAAATGAGTTAAAATACGGGTCATAATAACTCAACCCGTCAAATTTTTAATAAGTTTTAAttgctttatttatttgttttttttatataatttatagtgCCCTAataaaactacttttttttttaattatgtttttaaatcttttttttaccCCTTCCCAGGATCTCTCACTTTTTTTGCTCTCTTGGTAACTCGAACCCACAACCTTAAGGTGGAGGTAGGTGTTTACCATCTAAGCAACTctctcttgttttttttattattattatagttgcatataacatatcaattcttttttttttaaaaaaaaaaagtaaatttgaaaaaaaattaataagattttTCATTGATCAATTTGATCTACATATCAacctattttttttgtgaatttaaaTGAATTGAGCTAATAAATAAGCAGGTCAATAATCTACCCAACTTAAATAGGTTGTATTTTCACGGTTTAATTTTGTCacatcttttttaaaaaataataaaaataaaaatatagaagtagGGAAAGGGAAAATGTGGATGGGGTTATAAAGTGGAATCGAACTCTCACCAATAAGGTGAAAGTTTATGTGGCAAACCAACTAAAATTTAGTTTCTCGTTATTCTCTTGGAATTCAACTCCAAACCTTATCGGATACTATTTACATACAACTACGTTACATTATCTGACGGTGTATATATCTTGAGCATATTAAATTTTGCCACCTAGTATAAAATGCATAAATTTCTTGTAGAGATAATTTAACCAAGTGGTGAAATACGGTATGAATTGAAAATCCAGTTAATTTCACTACATccaaaatgatctttagcggtaattaattaacgacaatagctcaattgtcgctaaatatgtatttttagtggcaattagcactctttataTATGTtcctaaagcctttagcgacattgaatctaatgacacttaactaatgttGGTGAAAACTTTAGCCTTCTTTAATAATTTGTctattaattgccgctaaaatatgtttttgttgtagtgtttaGACATCATAATGGTTGTTTTGTACGCTTCTCTAGAGTCGAACAAAAATAACATCTAATACTTTATACATGTTGTTAGCCATTTTGAGATGGACTTGTAATATACAATAAGTCTATCTATTTTGGGATCAATGGAGCTTGGGATAAGACACAAGCGTCGCAGTAATCTCCTTAGGATGAATTTAAGATATTTGAGCATGTAGCACTTCAATCCATGACACGTATTGTTTGTGTCGATCTAATAGACTTTATGGATTTATTCCTTTAGCTACGTCATTATTGAGTTAAAAAACGTATATAATATGTGAAGTTGTATTATATCTTGTAAAACTTTTCACTTTTTCCCTACAATCATGTGATATTGTCTGAGATGTCAATGTGCACCTC
This genomic window contains:
- the LOC125854477 gene encoding uncharacterized protein LOC125854477 isoform X6, which encodes MAQGVQLHLQDNRHVVMDNGILKVTISVPDGIVTGIRYNGVNNLLEARNPEENRGYWDVVWSSTGTTSKFERLKCTNYKVILKTKDQIELSFSRKWDVSLQNKLIPLNIDKRFIMLKGSSGFYSYAIYEHLEGWPDFHLDETRIAFKLRKDKFHYMAMADNRRRYMPLPDDRLPPRGQRLAYPEAVLLVDPIESEFKGEVDDKYQYSCDNKDNKIHGWISMDPPVGFWQITPSDEFRSGGPVKQSLTSHVGPTNLATFLSPHYAGADLIPKFAQGEAWKKVFGPVFLYVNSVKKGEDPVALWDDAKIQMQHEVQSWPYSFPASKDFPSANQRGNVSGRLLVQDKYTSDGRIPANGAYVGLARPGEAGSWQRECKGYQFWAKSDNNGYFSINNIRCGDYNLYAWVPGFIGDYVYGTPISITSGCKINVHEIVYQPPRDGPTLWEIGIPDRSAAEYFVPEPNPKFINKVFVNHPDRFRQYGLWDRYSELYPTDDLVYVIGKSDYRKDWFFAQVPRRKEDGTYQGTTWQIRFKLDSVNQGGTYKLRIAIASATLAEVQVRVNNPSTNRPLFTTGLFGRDNSIARHGIHGLYWLFNIDIQGNLLVQGDNTIYLGQPRHQSPFQGIMYDYIRLEAPPN